A genomic window from Streptomyces sp. 846.5 includes:
- a CDS encoding LacI family DNA-binding transcriptional regulator: protein MTAAAANQSGRRPTHARRMERAGIRDVAAAAGVSITTVSDALNGKGRLPDETRSKVREVAERLGYRPSAAARTLRTGRSGLIGLTVTTYGQEPFTFTEFAYFAEMARAATSAALTRGYALVVLPATSRHDVWGNVALDGTVVIDPPDHDPMVAELYRQGLPVVSDGRPGNCPVTAWVDNDHASAVLEILDHLAAAGARRIGLLTGTSTDTYTRLSTEAYLGWCRRVGQEPLYEEYPAHDPCAGAVAADRLLARPDRPDAVYGLFDPNGTDLLAAARRYALRVPEDLLLVCCSESDVYATTEPPITTLSLKPQRIGTTVVNLLIDAIEGIGPVPGTDTPEGQLMPTELIVRRSSQRRPPRTTVSAPREPGEE, encoded by the coding sequence ATGACAGCAGCAGCAGCCAACCAGAGCGGCCGGCGACCCACCCACGCCCGGCGCATGGAGCGTGCCGGAATCAGGGATGTCGCCGCCGCGGCGGGGGTGTCCATCACCACCGTCTCCGATGCCCTCAACGGCAAGGGCAGACTCCCCGACGAGACCCGCAGCAAGGTGCGCGAGGTCGCCGAGCGGCTGGGCTACCGCCCGTCCGCAGCCGCGCGAACCCTGCGTACCGGGCGCTCCGGCCTGATCGGGCTCACGGTCACCACCTACGGCCAGGAACCGTTCACCTTCACCGAGTTCGCCTACTTCGCCGAGATGGCCCGGGCAGCCACCTCCGCCGCGCTCACCCGCGGCTACGCCCTGGTGGTCCTGCCCGCCACCTCCCGCCACGACGTCTGGGGCAATGTCGCCCTGGACGGCACCGTCGTCATCGATCCGCCGGACCACGACCCCATGGTCGCCGAGCTCTACCGGCAGGGCCTGCCGGTGGTCAGCGACGGCAGACCGGGCAACTGCCCGGTCACCGCCTGGGTCGACAACGACCACGCCAGCGCCGTCCTGGAGATCCTGGACCACCTGGCCGCCGCCGGCGCCCGCCGGATCGGCCTGCTCACCGGGACCAGCACCGACACCTACACCCGGCTGAGCACCGAGGCCTACCTCGGCTGGTGCCGCCGGGTCGGCCAGGAACCGCTGTACGAGGAGTACCCGGCGCACGACCCCTGCGCGGGGGCCGTCGCCGCCGACCGCCTGCTGGCCCGTCCGGACCGGCCCGACGCCGTGTACGGCCTGTTCGACCCCAACGGCACCGACCTGCTCGCCGCCGCCCGCCGCTACGCACTGCGGGTCCCCGAGGACCTGCTCCTGGTCTGCTGCAGCGAGAGCGACGTCTACGCGACCACCGAACCACCCATCACCACGCTCTCGCTGAAGCCGCAGCGGATCGGAACCACCGTGGTGAATCTGCTCATCGACGCCATCGAGGGCATCGGTCCGGTCCCCGGGACCGACACCCCCGAGGGGCAGCTGATGCCCACCGAGCTGATCGTCCGACGCTCCTCACAGCGGCGTCCTCCGCGCACCACAGTCAGCGCACCGCGCGAACCCGGCGAGGAGTAA